One Homalodisca vitripennis isolate AUS2020 unplaced genomic scaffold, UT_GWSS_2.1 ScUCBcl_7695;HRSCAF=15488, whole genome shotgun sequence genomic region harbors:
- the LOC124374285 gene encoding uncharacterized protein LOC124374285, protein MASENCGNCNNKISKTGDYASCSSCSRGFQFERCSVKKQTWTSMGAKQSTWVCAICRNNKKCSTSQNEDEDVIPQSSPDDDLQVSSLGVQRSILAKVTALMDVKGKLDSIESSMKFFTEKYDSLLDEVVDLRAENKELKAEVNNLKSNGQASRDAVDKLKTKVAELSAEIADLDQYGRRLNLEIHGLKVEGNSAQENLAEMLQKVAKDINVDYQPSQVHQAHRLQPRKDGNPPTIIVQLYSKTIRDKWLRSGRKARIIGVYFNESLSVYHKLLLKDTKLRARTHGYAFVWFGGGRILVKREKPVKMFWSSSLQTT, encoded by the coding sequence ATGGCATCAGAAAACTGTGgcaattgtaacaataaaatttctaaaaccggAGACTATGCATCGTGCTCATCCTGCAGCAGAGGCTTCCAATTTGAAAGATGCAGTGTGAAGAAACAAACTTGGACATCCATGGGCGCTAAGCAATCTACTTGGGTATGTGCTATTtgtagaaacaataaaaaatgttctacatcCCAAAATGAAGATGAAGACGTAATTCCCCAATCAAGCCCGGATGACGATTTACAGGTTAGTAGCCTAGGTGTTCAGAGGTCTATCCTCGCCAAAGTAACGGCTCTCATGGACGTGAAGGGAAAACTGGACAGTATTGAGTCATCTATGAAGTTTTTCACTGAAAAGTATGACTCATTGCTGGATGAGGTCGTCGACCTTCGAGCTGAAAATAAAGAGCTTAAAGCCGAAGTTAACAACCTCAAGTCAAATGGTCAAGCTTCCAGAGACGCAGTTGACAAGCTAAAAACCAAGGTGGCAGAACTTTCAGCTGAGATTGCCGACCTGGACCAATACGGTAGAAGGCTAAACCTTGAAATACATGGGCTGAAGGTAGAAGGAAACTCAGCACAAGAAAATCTTGCAGAGATGCTACAAAAGGTGGCCAAAGACATCAATGTGGATTACCAGCCTTCCCAGGTTCACCAAGCACATCGTCTACAACCACGTAAAGACGGCAACCCACCCACCATCATCGTCCAATTGTACTCAAAGACTATAAGAGACAAGTGGCTGCGCAGTGGGAGAAAAGCAAGAATCATCGGAGTTTACTTCAACGAGAGTCTTTCGGTTTATCATAAGCTGTTACTCAAAGACACTAAGCTAAGAGCCAGAACACATGGCTACGCTTTTGTCTGGTTTGGTGGCGGGAGAATATTGGTAAAAAGGGAGAAACCAGTCAAAATGTTCTGGTCATCAAGTCTACAGACGACCTAA